The genomic stretch CTGCTGGTGGCCGGCTTCAGCGCGGCCGACGTGGACCGCCTGCTCTGGCAGAACCCGGTCGAGTTCTACGGGCAGAGCGGACGCCTGGACCTCTCGCCCGTCGCGGGCTTCGACAGGGCCCGGGCCGGCGGGACCTTCGAGGGCAACTCCGTGCTGCGGGGCGCGCCGCGCGTGGCGGAGGTCGTCTGATGCACCTCTCGTACTGCACCAACGTCCACCCCGCCGAGGACCTGGCCGGAGTGGTCCGCCAGCTCGACGTGTACGCCGGGCCCGCGCGCATGGCCGCCGGGCTCGCGCTGGTCGGAGTCGGCCTGTGGATCCCGCGCGATCTCGCGGCCCGCCTGGTCGCCAGCGCCGAGGACCGCGCGGTCCTGCGGGCGGCGCTTCAGCGCAACGGCCTCGAGGTCCGCACGCTGAACGCCTTCCCCTACGCCGCGTTCCATGCCGACGTCGTCAAGCTCGACGTCTACCGGCCCGACTGGACCACCCCGGAGCGCCTGGAGTACACGATCGACTGCGCGCGGATCCTCGCCGACCTGCTGCCGGCGGGCGCCGACGGCAGCATCTCGACGCTGCCGCTGGGCTGGCGGGAGGGCTGGGGCCGGGAGCAGGATGACGCGGCCTGCCGCACCCTCGCCCGTCTCGTCGAGGAGCTGCGCGACCTGCGCCGCTCCACCGGCCACGCGATCCGCCTGGCGATCGAGCCCGAGCCCGGCTGCATCCTCGACACGGTCGACGATGTCGTCGAGTGGCTGCACCCGCGGATCGGAGTGGTGGATCCGGCGTTCGTCGGCGTCTGCCTGGACACCTGCCACCTCGCCGTGTCCTTCGCCGACCCGGCCACCGCCGTCCGCCGCATCCGCGACGCGGGCCTGCGCGTGGTGAAGGTGCAGGCCTCGGCCGCGCTGCACCTGGAGGACCCGGCTCACCGCGCCGCGCTGGCTCCGTTCGTCGAGAAGCGCTACCTG from Rathayibacter rathayi encodes the following:
- the eboE gene encoding metabolite traffic protein EboE, which encodes MHLSYCTNVHPAEDLAGVVRQLDVYAGPARMAAGLALVGVGLWIPRDLAARLVASAEDRAVLRAALQRNGLEVRTLNAFPYAAFHADVVKLDVYRPDWTTPERLEYTIDCARILADLLPAGADGSISTLPLGWREGWGREQDDAACRTLARLVEELRDLRRSTGHAIRLAIEPEPGCILDTVDDVVEWLHPRIGVVDPAFVGVCLDTCHLAVSFADPATAVRRIRDAGLRVVKVQASAALHLEDPAHRAALAPFVEKRYLHQTRENGIDGVLRVDDLPEALDTLPGTGPWRVHFHVPLHHRPEAPLSATTAVLAEAVSAVDTAWPYDEIHLDVETYTWSVLADAPADLSTGIGAELAWAAEHLLTPASRDALLAPLLPQAVAL